GGTTTCCCGTCGACTACCATAAGACAGCTCGCGCATTTACCTACGCTGCAAAAAAGTCCTCTCGGCCTTTGGTGTTTCTCGGTGAATCGAAAACTGACTATTTTATTGGCGATTAAAGCGGCTGCTACAGTCTCGCCTTCGAACGCCTCAAGCTTTTGACCTTCGAAAAAAAAATGTATTTGCTTTTTTCTTTTGAATTCGAGAATCGGATGTTCTTCAATTCTCATCGGTTCTCCTTTCCGCAGTACCTTTCGACAATTTTCTCAATTATTATGGAAGTGCCGGCCCCTTCCACGAGAGGGAATATACGCGTCTCGGAGACGATATCGCTGCCAACCACTTGATCCGCGCCGTAGTCTCCTCCTTTTACAATCAAATCCGGTTCAATAAACTTCACCAATTCAAACGGCGTGTCTTGGGAGAAAACAATTACACAGTCAATGTATTTTATGGCTGACAGGAGTGAAGCCCTCTCGTTTTCACCGAGAATCGGTCTTTTCTCGCCTTTCAACCTCTTCACGGATTCATCGCTGTTCACTCCCACAATGAGCGATTCGCCTAAAGTTTTGCAAAATTGGAATATGTCAGCGTGACCTTT
This candidate division WOR-3 bacterium DNA region includes the following protein-coding sequences:
- a CDS encoding adenylyltransferase/cytidyltransferase family protein, with translation MDKKFFYFGPDNEKIKKSIVELSPKGKIVFTNGCFDILHKGHADIFQFCKTLGESLIVGVNSDESVKRLKGEKRPILGENERASLLSAIKYIDCVIVFSQDTPFELVKFIEPDLIVKGGDYGADQVVGSDIVSETRIFPLVEGAGTSIIIEKIVERYCGKENR